One genomic segment of Culturomica massiliensis includes these proteins:
- a CDS encoding FISUMP domain-containing protein, protein LIDSEEGIASKKRYRTVEIGGKCWFADNLNRTLASGQSGAVKCYGDVESNCDTYGRLYNWLAATQNDAGAGVQGICPTGWHLPTNDEWIDLFATLGTTVDASNSVVDGKAIKGELNYWGGKTNPAANIGDNTIGFNAQPGGGLFYAYSGSYMTEAGIASRNGYNDIGERGWWWTSTTTGTLWSYWYSNSTGWSMQYMPYYVRMDEDGKVAFNINKIVNPSYASLTNTIFHSTVHHYILDNTSSNNGNALTRVRTNFYFSVRCVKD, encoded by the coding sequence CTGATCGACAGTGAGGAGGGTATCGCGAGCAAGAAGCGTTACCGTACGGTGGAGATCGGGGGTAAGTGCTGGTTTGCCGATAACCTGAACCGTACGCTGGCGTCGGGTCAGTCGGGGGCGGTGAAGTGTTACGGTGATGTGGAATCGAATTGTGACACTTACGGACGTTTGTATAACTGGCTGGCAGCGACACAGAACGATGCTGGGGCCGGTGTGCAGGGTATTTGTCCTACGGGCTGGCATTTGCCGACAAATGACGAGTGGATCGATTTGTTTGCGACCTTAGGAACAACGGTGGATGCTTCGAATTCGGTTGTTGACGGAAAAGCGATTAAGGGAGAATTGAATTATTGGGGAGGAAAAACCAATCCGGCAGCTAATATCGGTGATAATACGATAGGCTTTAATGCCCAGCCGGGAGGCGGTTTGTTTTATGCATATAGCGGCAGTTATATGACGGAAGCCGGCATTGCTTCGAGGAACGGTTATAATGATATTGGTGAGCGTGGTTGGTGGTGGACGTCGACGACAACCGGAACATTGTGGAGTTATTGGTATTCCAATAGTACGGGTTGGTCGATGCAGTATATGCCTTATTATGTGCGGATGGATGAGGACGGCAAAGTGGCTTTCAATATCAATAAGATTGTAAATCCGTCTTATGCTTCTCTGACGAATACGATTTTCCATTCGACTGTACACCATTATATTTTGGATAATACAAGTTCGAACAATGGGAATGCATTGACCCGGGTGAGGACTAATTTTTATTTCAGTGTCCGCTGTGTCAAAGATTGA